The following are from one region of the Bradyrhizobium septentrionale genome:
- a CDS encoding DUF2306 domain-containing protein: MSLAPLLDAAPAIPLHAFAAMAAFVLGSIQLTAPKGTLPHRTLGWIWVILMLVVAGSSFWIHQIRLLGPWSPIHLLSIFSLAMLVLGVTAARSHNVRRHRFTMIGIFFGALLIAGLFTFMPGRIMHAVIFGQ, translated from the coding sequence ATGAGCCTCGCGCCATTGCTCGACGCTGCGCCTGCGATCCCGCTCCATGCCTTCGCTGCGATGGCCGCCTTCGTGCTCGGCTCGATTCAGCTCACCGCACCGAAGGGCACGCTGCCGCACCGGACGCTCGGCTGGATCTGGGTGATCCTGATGCTGGTGGTCGCCGGGAGCTCGTTCTGGATCCACCAGATCCGGCTGCTGGGCCCTTGGAGCCCGATCCACCTGCTGTCGATCTTCTCGCTGGCGATGCTGGTGCTCGGCGTGACGGCCGCGCGAAGCCACAATGTCCGCCGCCACAGGTTCACGATGATCGGCATTTTCTTCGGCGCGCTCCTCATTGCCGGCCTGTTCACCTTCATGCCCGGGCGGATCATGCACGCGGTGATCTTCGGCCAGTAA
- a CDS encoding single-stranded DNA-binding protein produces the protein MAGSVNKVILVGNLGKDPEIRRTQDGRPIANLSIATSETWRDKGTGERKEKTEWHRVVIFNEGLCKVAEQYLKKGAKVYIEGQLQTRKWTDQSGVEKYSTEVVLQGFNSNLTMLDGRSGGGGSFSDDGGSDFGSAGPVSSAPRRAVAAGGRNSDMDDDIPF, from the coding sequence ATGGCGGGAAGCGTGAACAAAGTGATCCTGGTTGGAAACCTCGGCAAGGATCCGGAAATCCGGCGGACGCAGGACGGCCGTCCGATCGCAAATCTGTCGATCGCCACCTCGGAAACCTGGCGCGACAAGGGCACCGGCGAGCGCAAGGAAAAGACCGAGTGGCACCGCGTCGTGATCTTCAACGAAGGTCTCTGCAAGGTCGCCGAGCAGTACCTGAAGAAGGGTGCCAAGGTTTACATCGAGGGTCAGTTGCAGACCCGCAAATGGACCGACCAGAGCGGCGTCGAGAAGTACTCGACCGAGGTCGTGCTGCAGGGCTTCAACTCCAACCTGACGATGCTCGACGGGCGTAGCGGCGGAGGCGGCAGCTTCTCCGATGATGGCGGCAGCGATTTCGGCTCGGCCGGACCGGTCAGTTCGGCGCCACGCCGTGCGGTCGCCGCAGGTGGCCGCAACAGCGATATGGACGACGACATCCCGTTCTGA
- a CDS encoding outer membrane protein, which produces MKKFLLATVALIAFAAPAAAADLAARPYTKAPPMIAAVYDWSGFYIGANGGWGSSHNCWDQLPGGTFIGSDGCHDATGGVAGGQIGYRWQAGTWVFGLEAQGDWADLKGSNGSAIFPGLFTNQSKIDAFGLFTGQIGYAVNNVLLYAKGGAALTDNRFSTYFTPTGALGGRATDTRWGGTIGAGIEVGFAPNWTAGIEYDHLFMQDKTYNLTTPNGALFSTIRDRQDVDLVTVRVNYKWGGPVVARY; this is translated from the coding sequence ATGAAGAAGTTTTTGCTCGCGACCGTTGCTCTGATTGCGTTCGCCGCGCCGGCGGCGGCTGCCGATCTGGCTGCCCGCCCCTACACCAAGGCGCCGCCGATGATCGCCGCCGTCTATGACTGGAGCGGCTTCTATATCGGCGCCAACGGCGGTTGGGGTTCAAGCCACAATTGCTGGGATCAGCTCCCGGGCGGCACTTTCATCGGATCGGATGGTTGCCACGATGCGACGGGCGGCGTCGCCGGTGGCCAGATCGGCTATCGCTGGCAGGCCGGCACCTGGGTGTTCGGCCTCGAAGCGCAGGGCGACTGGGCTGACCTGAAGGGCAGCAACGGCAGCGCGATCTTCCCGGGCCTGTTCACCAACCAGAGCAAGATCGACGCGTTCGGCCTGTTCACCGGCCAGATCGGCTACGCGGTCAACAACGTGCTGCTCTACGCCAAGGGCGGTGCGGCGCTGACCGACAACCGCTTCAGCACCTACTTCACGCCGACAGGCGCGCTCGGCGGCCGCGCCACCGACACCCGCTGGGGTGGCACCATCGGCGCCGGCATCGAAGTCGGCTTCGCGCCGAACTGGACCGCTGGCATCGAATACGACCACCTGTTCATGCAGGACAAGACCTACAACCTCACCACCCCGAATGGCGCGCTGTTCAGCACCATCCGCGACCGCCAGGACGTCGACCTCGTCACCGTCCGCGTGAACTACAAGTGGGGTGGCCCGGTCGTTGCGCGCTACTGA